One Stenotrophomonas sp. SAU14A_NAIMI4_5 DNA segment encodes these proteins:
- the secG gene encoding preprotein translocase subunit SecG, with protein sequence MLMLILNVVYVLVAVAMIALILMQRGSGAAAGSGFGAGASGTVFGARGASNFLSKSTKWLAVVFFGISLFMAWYAGHGSRPAADQDLGLMSAPAASAPAAPAGELPAVPKADAVPVAPVPAANVPAQAESSVSGEEKPSEGSQKD encoded by the coding sequence ATGCTGATGTTGATCCTCAATGTCGTCTACGTGCTCGTGGCCGTGGCCATGATCGCGCTCATCCTGATGCAGCGTGGTTCGGGTGCGGCGGCTGGTTCGGGCTTCGGCGCTGGCGCCTCGGGCACCGTGTTCGGCGCGCGTGGCGCGTCCAACTTCCTGTCCAAGTCGACCAAGTGGCTGGCCGTCGTGTTCTTCGGCATCAGCCTCTTCATGGCCTGGTATGCCGGCCACGGCAGCCGTCCGGCGGCCGACCAGGACCTGGGCCTGATGTCCGCCCCGGCGGCCAGCGCTCCGGCCGCTCCGGCAGGTGAACTCCCGGCCGTTCCGAAGGCCGATGCGGTCCCGGTCGCCCCGGTTCCGGCCGCGAATGTGCCGGCTCAGGCGGAATCTTCGGTTTCTGGTGAAGAAAAGCCTTCGGAAGGCTCCCAGAAAGACTGA
- a CDS encoding NADH-quinone oxidoreductase subunit C — protein sequence MAEQASFIDRLSARFAGAKVIVVEPRGEVTLEVPAAEWHATALALRDEFGFEQAVDLCGVDYLGYGSDEWDTAGVSSQGFSRGVEGKAQGRFAWGEFPTEENGADGASPQHMPTQRFAVVAQLRSYQHNLMLHLRCFAPDEALPVVSSLTGIWPGLNWFEREAFDLYGVIFEGHPDLRRILTDYGFVGHPFRKDFPLIGNVEVRYDEEKKRVIYEPVTSVEPRVGVPRVIRDDARLQTAEGERAQEAVK from the coding sequence ATGGCAGAGCAAGCATCCTTCATCGACCGACTCTCCGCACGTTTCGCTGGTGCGAAGGTCATCGTGGTCGAACCCCGCGGCGAAGTGACGCTGGAGGTGCCTGCCGCCGAGTGGCATGCCACCGCGCTGGCGCTGCGTGACGAGTTTGGTTTCGAGCAGGCCGTGGATCTCTGCGGCGTCGATTACCTCGGTTATGGCTCCGACGAATGGGACACCGCTGGCGTGTCCTCGCAGGGCTTCAGCCGCGGCGTCGAAGGCAAGGCCCAGGGCCGTTTCGCGTGGGGCGAGTTCCCCACCGAAGAGAACGGTGCCGACGGCGCGAGCCCGCAGCACATGCCGACCCAGCGTTTCGCCGTGGTCGCCCAGCTGCGCTCCTACCAGCACAACCTGATGTTGCACCTGCGCTGCTTCGCCCCTGACGAAGCACTGCCGGTGGTGTCCTCGCTGACCGGCATCTGGCCGGGCCTGAACTGGTTCGAGCGCGAAGCGTTCGACCTGTACGGCGTGATCTTCGAAGGTCACCCGGACCTGCGCCGGATCCTGACCGACTACGGTTTCGTCGGCCATCCGTTCCGCAAGGACTTCCCGCTGATCGGCAACGTCGAAGTCCGCTACGACGAAGAAAAGAAGCGCGTGATCTACGAACCGGTCACCTCGGTGGAGCCGCGCGTCGGCGTGCCGCGCGTGATCCGCGACGACGCCCGTCTGCAGACCGCAGAAGGTGAGCGCGCGCAGGAGGCAGTGAAGTGA
- a CDS encoding NADH-quinone oxidoreductase subunit B, translating to MGVIQTLDGLMNNPVPEGRVDDILRPEGDNPLLEKGFVTTSVDALLNWARTGSMWPMTFGLACCAVEMMHAGAARLDLDRYGVVFRPSPRQSDVMIVAGTLVNKMAPALRKVYDQMPDPKWVISMGSCANGGGYYHYSYSVVRGCDRVVPVDVYVPGCPPTAEALVYGILQLQKKIWRTQTIAR from the coding sequence ATGGGAGTGATTCAGACTCTCGATGGCCTCATGAACAATCCGGTCCCGGAAGGGCGGGTTGATGACATCCTGCGGCCGGAGGGCGACAACCCGCTGCTGGAAAAGGGCTTCGTCACCACCAGCGTCGACGCACTGCTGAACTGGGCGCGCACCGGCTCGATGTGGCCGATGACCTTCGGTCTGGCCTGCTGCGCGGTCGAGATGATGCACGCCGGCGCCGCGCGCCTGGATCTTGACCGCTACGGCGTGGTGTTCCGCCCGTCGCCGCGTCAGTCCGACGTGATGATCGTGGCCGGCACCCTGGTCAACAAGATGGCCCCGGCGCTGCGCAAGGTCTACGACCAGATGCCGGACCCGAAGTGGGTCATCTCGATGGGCAGCTGCGCCAACGGTGGCGGCTACTACCATTACTCCTATTCTGTCGTGCGCGGCTGTGATCGCGTGGTGCCGGTGGACGTCTACGTCCCGGGCTGCCCGCCGACCGCCGAGGCGCTGGTGTACGGGATCCTGCAGCTGCAGAAGAAGATCTGGCGTACACAGACCATCGCCCGCTGA
- a CDS encoding NADH-quinone oxidoreductase subunit A — protein MLAEYLPSLLFLIVATGIGITLMLIGRFLGPRRPDLEKLSPYECGFEAFEDARMKFDVRYYLIAIQFIVFDLEIIFIVPWTQVFMELGARSLVTMGLFVGMLFLGFIYVWKKGALEWE, from the coding sequence GTGCTGGCCGAATATTTGCCGTCTCTGCTGTTTCTGATCGTCGCGACCGGTATCGGCATCACGCTGATGCTGATCGGTCGATTCCTCGGTCCCCGCCGCCCCGATCTGGAAAAGCTCTCGCCGTACGAGTGCGGCTTCGAGGCCTTCGAAGACGCGCGCATGAAGTTCGACGTGCGCTACTACCTGATCGCGATCCAGTTCATCGTCTTCGACCTGGAAATCATCTTCATCGTGCCGTGGACCCAGGTCTTCATGGAACTGGGCGCCCGTTCGCTCGTCACCATGGGCCTGTTCGTCGGCATGCTGTTCCTCGGTTTCATTTACGTCTGGAAGAAGGGAGCGCTGGAATGGGAGTGA
- the tpiA gene encoding triose-phosphate isomerase has protein sequence MRRKIVAGNWKLHGSRQFATDLLGQVAAGLPKAGVEVVILPPLPYLGELVEDFGETGLVFGAQDVSSNEKGAYTGEVCAAMLHEVGARYGLVGHSERRQYHNESSELVARKFAAALHAGLVPVLCVGETLEQREAGQTEAVIAGQLAPVLALVGGEGFANAVVAYEPVWAIGTGKTASKEQAQQVHAFIRGEVARIDARIADSLPILYGGSVKPDNAGELFAQPDVDGGLVGGASLVAADFLAIAEAAVAN, from the coding sequence ATGCGCCGCAAGATCGTCGCCGGAAACTGGAAGCTGCACGGCAGCCGTCAATTCGCCACTGACCTGCTGGGCCAGGTGGCTGCGGGGCTGCCCAAGGCCGGGGTCGAGGTGGTGATCCTGCCGCCGCTGCCCTACCTGGGAGAGCTGGTCGAGGACTTCGGCGAGACCGGCCTGGTGTTCGGTGCCCAGGACGTCAGCAGCAACGAGAAGGGCGCCTATACCGGTGAGGTCTGCGCCGCCATGCTGCACGAGGTCGGTGCCCGCTACGGCCTGGTCGGTCACTCCGAGCGCCGCCAGTACCATAATGAAAGCAGCGAGCTGGTCGCGCGCAAGTTCGCCGCCGCCCTGCATGCCGGCCTGGTGCCGGTGCTGTGCGTCGGCGAGACCCTGGAACAGCGCGAGGCCGGGCAGACCGAGGCCGTCATCGCCGGCCAGCTGGCCCCGGTGCTGGCCCTGGTCGGGGGCGAGGGCTTCGCCAATGCCGTGGTCGCCTACGAGCCCGTCTGGGCCATCGGTACCGGCAAGACCGCCAGCAAGGAGCAGGCGCAGCAGGTCCACGCGTTCATCCGTGGCGAAGTGGCGCGCATCGATGCTAGAATCGCTGATTCACTGCCCATTCTTTACGGCGGCAGCGTGAAGCCCGACAATGCCGGGGAACTGTTCGCGCAGCCGGATGTCGATGGTGGGCTGGTCGGTGGCGCCTCCCTGGTGGCCGCGGACTTCCTGGCCATCGCGGAGGCGGCGGTCGCGAACTAA